The Oreochromis niloticus isolate F11D_XX linkage group LG4, O_niloticus_UMD_NMBU, whole genome shotgun sequence DNA segment AGTATTTTGCTTCATTCGATAGGCAGCTATTCAATAGGCTTGCAGGCAAGATCATGTTAGCCCAAGATTAAACAAAAATTCTTCCACGAATTGACTTTTTGGTAGAACACTGCTAATATTAGCTATTGCGGACAAAGTGCTGCCCATTTAGCACTACTAGCAAAATAAAATCTGAAGCTGAATCATTTTTTGGTTTGTGTTGGACTCTGTGCTGTGCTGGGTCATTTTGTGGACATGAGTGATTTGTGGATTCACACTTTGCTAATCTAATATTAGCAAACTGAAGCTGAACTGTAGAGGAGGTGGGCAGTGAGGCTCAACACTTTGAGataaaaatgtcacattaaATTGCTGTGAGTGAAAGTTGAGGAAGGTCTTATAATATTTGGGTTACACTCTAGTCcattcaaacatttaaaaaaagtgtttaaactGTTAAAGTTGTTTTGTAGTGCACTTTATACTGAGCTCTGCGACCGAGCTGTCATGTACAAGTTTTGTTTGAATTCCCCTAGAAACCTCACAAACAGATGATGCTTTGTGTTACAGAAATGAGCTACAGGAGGCCTTGTGCCGCTACACCACAGACACCCTCACCTACATCCACACAGTGAGAGCATTCTGTCAGATGTTCCCTAAATGGATGCTCTGGAGAGACACCGAGGTAGAAATAATGAGGGATATCAAAGATAGACTTGAAACACTTGACCTAAACATCAACCATGTTACTAAGTCAGAGGAAAAAGGTAAAGCCTTTGTGGAGTATATGAAGAGCAAGATGACTGTGAATGTAGACAGCAAGCGTGCAGAGCTGGAGAATGAGCTGGTCAAAGTGTTGAAGGACACTGCAAGTGGCCTGGAGAGTCTCAGCAGCTTCCTGGATGCAGTGGAGAAGCTGGCAGTGACCTCGCTGCATGTGTTCACGGAGAACCAGGTGTTACACCTTCCAGAAGGGATCAGTCCTGAGTATGTTCAGGTTGTCATCTTGGCTGCACGAGTGATCTGTCCTCTGCTGCTGGAGTTTAAAAGAGACGACAACGCCTTCTTCCTTCCCAAACTCCAGAATGTGGAAGTGCTGGCATATCAGCTGGACAGATACATACAGACCTCCAAGACAATCTGTGAGAAGTTGGACAAAaggtaaacaaataaataatatacaaaATATTAAGGAATTTTGCACAGTAAGTATCATCTATTGTATTAAATAAGTTGACCTGCGTTCTTCACAGCTGCTTCAGTGACTTTGGTCTGAAGATGGCTGTAGAAACTGTGGTTGATCTTGATGTGGATTTGTCTGAGGATGACATACAGAGAATGCTTGATCACGTAAATCAGCTTGATGAGATCAGGTAAGTTTTTTTGTTCCCAAATATGTGTCAGCGCagagcttgttttttttgtttttttttatcttaccTTATCTCAGGGGTCAAATACTGCTGGTGTCCTACAGGCCTGCATAAGATGTCCTTTGATGTTGGTGCTGTGATGTAGACATTGCCGCTGCAGTGAGACCGGTTTCACTCCTAGTGCATCAGGGGTcttgaactccaggccttgagggccggtgtcctgcaggttttagatctcaccctgggccaacacacctgaatcaaatggttaGTTCACTACCAGGCCTCTGAAGAACTTCAAGACAagttgaggagataatttagccatttaaatcagctgtgttggatcaagaacacatctaaaacctgcaggacactgcccctcgaggcctggagttcgagaccCCTGATAAAGATGCTTGGTCTGGACACTACACTATACAAAAAAATGATGTAGCTTCTGGATCTTAAAAGTGAAGCTAGTGTAGATGTttcttaacctcctaggacctggcgtccacatatgtggagatcacattttgggttgtctagaccaaagtacaaaattttgctctacaagggcctgatatccacttacgaggacattatactgccactgctctatcaaaatttaaaactaatgtcttcatatgtggatctcatttctctcagaaacaaaaatcaggtaaaaaaaaaaaataaggtaattctttgtttttacattcatcaggtcccaatcagcccaaatagcaaagagaaataaaaaatgcatgaCTTGAAAGAGTTCAGGTTGTAGGAGGATAAACCTTTAGTCTTGTTCATGGGCTGCAGGGAGGACTTATATCCCTGCaaccaaaaaaatgttttgcaggacacatgaaatgtttttgttggtCATGTAGCCTTAAAAACTAAACCTAAATATTGTTAATATTGCAATAACATGCTAAAGTTTTAAAATCTGTCACCCCACTTTAAATTTCTTCTCTCAGGATGAACGAGCAGTTCCGAATGGTGTTCTTGTTCCAGGAGGAACCGTGCCATGGGTTCATTAGTGAGTTCGACAAGCGACAGCCCACCATGCTGCAGTTTCTAAAGGAGCTGGAGGAGACAGCTGTTCAGTTAGACAGAATGAATAAGGGGGCAAAGATTTCCAGTGTGGCAGGCAGCTCCGTGGGAGCAGTTGGAGGTGTGCTGTCCATTGTTGGTTTGGCATTAATTCCTTTCACAGCAGGAGTTTCTCTAGCTTTGACAATGACTGGAGTCGGGCTGGGAATCACCAGTGGAGTCAACAGTATTGTTACCACTGCAACAGAGGTTGGAGTAAATGCTACACAACGAAAGAAAGCCTCTGAAGTCTTCAAGAACTTTATGGAGGATGTACAGAGTCTCCAGAGTTGTCTGGAGGAGGTGACCAGTCAAACTATCGCCAAACTGGACGCACTTGACATAAATATGGTTGTGGGAGTTGGCAAGATTGCAAAAAACGCTGGTGCTATTGGAAAGGGTATTGATGCACTTGTTGATGCCGCTTCTGCTGTTAAGGTGTTACAAACTGAAGAGCTGCTCATGAGTGCTGGGAAAGTCGTGGCTCAAGAAGGACAAGCATTACGTAATGCACCCAGGGTGGCCTCAGATATCCCAGATATTGGTCAGGCAGCAGCCAAAGGGACCCTTGCACTGTCCAAGTCAGCAAGAGCAGGTCTCATTGCAGTCAATGCTCTCTTCCTCGGCATGGATATTTTCTTCATCTGTAAAGACAGCATCAGTCTGGCTAAAGGCAGTGAGACTGAAGTCTCACAATTCATCAGAGCACGAGCTGCACTTTGGAGTTCAGAGATCGACTCATGGCAGAAGATGCATGACTCTCTGAATGAAGGTTTGCCAACATCAGAAGAAAAGAAGGCTGTCCTGGAGACTCCAATTTATCTGTAAATGGTGGTGAAGAAACAGAGTGAAGCAGAAAGGGTAGAACCATCTGctgaatgattaaaaaaactgcAATGAAACAGTTGTAAATTACTGATCAATGAAGTGCTCGACTCATGCTAACTGAAACTATGATGAGATCATAGAGCCGTTTTATGTGGAAAATGTTTGAAAGCAATCCTCAGACTGTAGGTCTTTTCAGAAACAGCACGCAGCGAGGCATCCTCATGCTGTAATTACATTAATTGCCAAAAGGTCAACTGAAAACAATGTATATTCTAGAGTTGTGATTACTGCAATATAAAGTATCAGAGAAAATATCTGTCAATGCAAAATTTGAATAATATATGTGATTTGTACATAATTCtgctgaacattttattttttctacagTCAAATATAAAACCTTATTAATAACATTATTTAATCAAGTAtgcaataaaattaaaaaagaattaCTTCCAGAtagacattttattttctgtaatatAGTTCTGTTATTACACAGTAATTACATGAAGTTCTGGTGCATAGATTTTAGAACAGATGAAATATTCTTGTACCAGTCTGACCAGTCTGCTGTGTGTGTACTGCACTGGTAATTTAACAGCAGCACTAATCACATGCAATGATCATAATGTAAatgtctgtttctttttgtaTAAATACTTGTATCCTTAAATTTTCCCTCTGTTGATATATAAAGTTTCAACTTATCCAGTGAAATGTGTTAATATCCAGAATTGTTTTAgtgaatataattaaaaagcTATGCCTGTGGTTGATGATAGGCAGCAGATACGAGATGAaaactctaaaacaaaacaaaaaatagatgttgtagtttttcttgtttaagaatcaatattttacataaaaatagaatttaaaTTGTTGTCAGAACATTTAGTGAGACTCTCTGGTAATGTGATAAACATGGATACCTTTTCCAGTGGCCTCTTAGACATTTGCAAGCTTCACTTATAAAACATGTCACAGCTGTAACTACAGTTTCAAAGGCAAatatatgatgatgatgatgatgatgatatctTCCAgatgaagcaaaacaaaattcCCACAACTGTGATGCTCTTAATTTTATTGCTACAGTATTTAACAAGCTCATTGTTGGTATATGTGCATATTGTCcttaaagtaaaacaaacagacaaataaacGTACAAGGAAAACCTACTTTTAGTCAGTAATTTGATGTGACACTTATTttgtaaagtaaatccgttgggcatttttcttcgcctttagacaataattctgatggcaaaagaaccaaacgggacaggttaataaaaaaaaaaaaaaaatttgatgTGACAGTTGAAAATGTAAATTCCAACAACCAAAAACTCAGCAGTCATTGTTCTGGCTGAGCGTGGTGCTGAGATAAAAGTACAAGGAAAAACAGAGTGAACAGAAAGTGAGTCAAAGAAACAGACATACAAAGACAGAGGAGGTTATCAGAAGCAGATGTGGTTGTGGTGGGTGAAGAAACTGCTGCAAGATGCTGAAGCAACAATTTCAAGTAATGCAAGTATTGCAatatttaacaacaacaaatatttcTCAGTTGAAAACAAAGATTTCTTTTAAGATTTGAAATAAATCCATAAACTAATATGTTTGCATGTATGCACGGTACTGGTTTGATCCCAGCTGCTGTATCATCAGTAATGCAATAAGTTGCACTGTTCCTTCTCTTATGTTAGGTGTTTTACAGGATAATCAATGTTTCATGTAATTCAGTCAGTCATATGATAAAGGAACAGGAGCACAAAATGCAAACAGGGATTAGATGATTTACAGTTGGCTGACATCATAGAAATAGACACCTTTTTAAATCTGTTCTCACACCTAAAGCAACCTGTTAcacttttgtttggtttgcaaGCTTCAGATTAAAATCTTCCCACAGCTGTGGTTACAGCCTGAGAGGCAGAGATCTGATATAGGCACATCCTGCTGAagataaagtaaattcaaacaatagtgaaagtaattttttttttatcacataGTGTTTAACATGACTATTACTGATATAACCTCACAGGTACACCTTGTTGTTACTACGTTGGACCCCTCTTGCCTTCAAAACTGCCTTCATTTTTGTAAAAAAGTAAAGAGGTTTTGTAAGCCACACATTACTTTAGTCAAGTATATGTACATTTAAACATGGTTTTAGCTTTCAAAGAGCAATACAAAGAAcagaataacaataaaaattcacatattttattacttaaaatatatatatgaaaaaaatgaaaaaacatattactttattatgtttatatgtatatatatatttgaatatttgttaaaaatctgtgttttaaatgtttagacatttttatatttgtttgagTCAGTGTGTCATCAGATTACAACAGGATGTTAGGGACATGTGAAGACTATTCATGCTTCAGCCTTTTCTCTATATAAACTGTCTGCTTAAGTGAAAGCTGATGACGATGatgcaaacaaataaataaacaaacagttaATCTACAGTTTTGGTTCACATATGCACAGTAGGAGAATTAGTATCAAGAGTTATAAATTGATCGTACTGAGGGTCTTAATATTGTAACAGAATACCATGAGCACAGAGTCTTCTTAATTAATTCGTAATTTATGTTTAGTTAATCACCATTAATCCAGATTTAAATTTAAGTGTCACTACATACATATTCTGGACATAAGCACCGGGCCACCTTCTCATTACTCAGGAGCTGCTCAGGGATTGAaacccatgccatgaagctcctgaCTCAGAAGAGGTTAAGAACTGCAGTTATTGGAGCTTTGGGAATTTTTAGTCACTATTCACCTCAGAACTGAGTCAACTTGGTGACCCAGCTCTGAATGTGCTCTGCCGCATTGGGACTGAGTTGCTGTGGTTGTTAGTGATCTCACTTTCTCtaggaggaaaagaaacttCACAAACTGACATGGTGCCATCTTGTTTTTTGTAGAGCGCAAATATGATAGAAACAGTATCTTTATGATAACATACGCTTGTGTTGCTGCTGGCAACATATAACTTGTAAAGTGACATGCTTGTTCATTaatccagcagagggcagtgttGGCTGAgtttttagttattattatgCGCAATTCAGTTGGACAATATTATCTGTCCACAGTTTGgattttattttggatttttgtttgtattAATATTAATACTCATATTTTGGTATATATGTATTCGTACATGAATATAGATACGTGTGAACAGTTAAAAGGAAGAGTGGTATTTAACAAATAATAATCTGCATATGCTGATGTCAGAACCAACAACCAGGTGTGCTGAATTTATGACATTGATAAATAAAGTGCTTCAAACTCCAGTGATATCGTCTATCTGTAACTGAACAGTACTGCAGTATAACAACATTCAAACCATGTAgcactgttttctttcttctgtgcAATATTACGAGATTTAGAAACATCCCATTTCAGAGCGATGCTCAAAAACAAGTCGCATTTTTTAATTCTAAGCTGGACTAGTGTAATTTACACATTATCAAGCTGTTCTAAATGCTCCCTGGAAAGCCTCTAGTTGATCCAAATGTCACAGCAAGAGACTAAAAGAGACCATCAGATTTCTCCCATATTAGTTTCTCTTTATTTGCTTACTGTTAATTTGAGACTTGAATTTAAAATTGAGGTCTTAAGACTTTAATATGTCTTGGATAAACAGATTGTACTTTAAAGTTCTCTTAATACTGTATATATCTTAACAGAGCACCTTATTCTCAGACTTACCCTCCGAGTTACTACTCAGAGTTTCTAAAAGATTAATAGGAGAGCCTTCAGCTATCAGGTCCCTGTCCTGTGCACTTTGTAAAGCACTtcgagatgactgttgttggaGCTTGGAGCTGCACAAATAAGCCCAAGCTGAATGTAGCAACATCAGTGATTATTAAAGActtgatttaatttaaaatagttTTCCCCCCTCTTGTTCTTGTTGGCCCACAAACAGTTTAACTTCTCTTGTCACCTTGTTCGCAG contains these protein-coding regions:
- the LOC100709684 gene encoding uncharacterized protein LOC100709684, producing the protein MEEWTQEKLHLLEEDPLSAKMSEERNELQEALCRYTTDTLTYIHTVRAFCQMFPKWMLWRDTEVEIMRDIKDRLETLDLNINHVTKSEEKGKAFVEYMKSKMTVNVDSKRAELENELVKVLKDTASGLESLSSFLDAVEKLAVTSLHVFTENQVLHLPEGISPEYVQVVILAARVICPLLLEFKRDDNAFFLPKLQNVEVLAYQLDRYIQTSKTICEKLDKSCFSDFGLKMAVETVVDLDVDLSEDDIQRMLDHVNQLDEIRMNEQFRMVFLFQEEPCHGFISEFDKRQPTMLQFLKELEETAVQLDRMNKGAKISSVAGSSVGAVGGVLSIVGLALIPFTAGVSLALTMTGVGLGITSGVNSIVTTATEVGVNATQRKKASEVFKNFMEDVQSLQSCLEEVTSQTIAKLDALDINMVVGVGKIAKNAGAIGKGIDALVDAASAVKVLQTEELLMSAGKVVAQEGQALRNAPRVASDIPDIGQAAAKGTLALSKSARAGLIAVNALFLGMDIFFICKDSISLAKGSETEVSQFIRARAALWSSEIDSWQKMHDSLNEGLPTSEEKKAVLETPIYL